In Pseudoalteromonas tetraodonis, the genomic window ACCCGTTAGCTCGCGCACACATAAAATATCAAACCCTTTTTCGCTAATATCAGCACGTAGTGGTGATGCAGCGCTTAATGCGGGTAACAACTGAGCAGGGCGTAAGTTACAAAACAAACCAAAGTGCTTGCGCAGTGGTAACAATGACGCGCGCTCCGGTTGGTCATTCGGTGGTAAATGTTCCCACTTAGGGCCACCCACGGAGCCAAATAAAATAGCATCGGCGTTTTCACACGCTTTTAAGGTCGTATCAGGAAGTGCTTTGCCAAATTCATCAATGGCAGCGCCACCAATAGCATGGTGTTCACGGTTCAGAGTAAAGCCAAACTTATCACTTACTGCATCAAGCACTTGCTCTGCAGCTGCCATAACTTCTGGGCCAATACCGTCGCCCGCTAATACGGCAACGCTGTAATGTGTTTTACTCATCCTGCTTTCCTTTGTTGTTTTAAATCAGACACTTTTTGTGCTCGATAAATTAAGTTATAAACCCGAACCATAGCGCGTACTGAGGCTTCGACCACATCGGCCGCAATACCGGCACCGTGATAAGGACGGCCATCATATTTAGCAATAATATTCACTTGTCCTAATGAGCTTGCACCTTGGCCGGTGGCCTCTAAATTGTATTCAATCATTTCAACGCTCATACCAGTTAAGCGCTCAATGGCTGCAAATGAGGCTTCTACCGGGCCGTTACCTGTGGCCGCTTCTTGTTTTGCTTCGCCATCAATCAACAAACCTATCGTTGAGCTGGCTACCGATTGAGAGTTCGACGTAGAGTGAACAAACTCTAATTGATATTTTTCATCTTTGTCACTGATTTGATTAAAGTAAATCATTGCTTCTAGGTCGTAGTCATATACTGTGCCTTTTTGGTCAGCTAACGCAACGAAACTTTGGTATAAGCTATCCATGTCGTAATCAGATTTTTGATAACCTAACTCTTCTAAGCGATGCTCTATAACATGACGCCCTGAACGCGAGGTCATATTTAATTGATTACTTGGCACACCCACACTTTCAGGTGACATAATTTCATAGGTATTTTGCGCTTTTAATACACCATCTTGGTGAATACCTGAACTGTGGGCAAACGCATTTTCGCCAACAATCGCTTTATTTGGCTGTACCGGCATATTACAAATTTTGGCTACTTGGCGAGAGGCGCGGTAAATTTCTTCGCTTTTTATATCGGTATATACGTTTAAATGGTCTTTGCGCATTTTCATGATCATCGCCACTTCTTCAAGTGAACAATTACCCGCGCGCTCCCCTATACCATTAATGGTGCATTCGATTTGGCGCGCACCGGCTTGAACGGCAGCAACAGAGTTAGCAACGGCTAAGCCTAAGTCGTTATGGCAATGCACACTTAAACGGGCTTTATCAATATTTGGCACGTTGTTCATTAAATGACGGATCATTGCTGCGTATTCATCTGGCGTTACAAAACCGACGGTATCTGGCAAGTTAATCGTGGATGCACCGGCATTAATAGCTTGCTCAACTATTTTGCATAAATCCCAATGTGGTGTACGTCCTGCGTCTTCACATGAAAATTCCACATCATCAGTGTAATTACGGGCAAGCTTGATTGATTTAACCGCCATCGCGGTTGCATCATCTAAGCTCATACGTAGTTTATGCTCAAGGTGTAAAGGGCTGGTTGCAATAAAAGTATGAATACGGCTTTGCTGTGCACTGCGAAGCGCCTCGCCACAGGCTTCAATATCTTTGGCAACCGAGCGTGCTAAGCCACAAATAATAGGGCCTTTTACTTCAGTGGCAATTCGCTGCACTGAGCGAAAGTCAGCGGGGCTCGAAACCGGAAAGCCCACTTCCATGACATCCACATTTAAGCGGCTAATGGTATGCGCTAGTTGAATTTTATCATCTTCAGTCAGGCTTGCTTTAAGTGCCTGTTCGCCATCACGTAAGGTGGTATCAAAAATCCATACTTTATCTTGCTCTTGCATAACTGCCTCTCATTCCTGTGTTACCCAAATTTCGATTTATCCCTGCAGCGAGATAAAAAAAACCCCGCAATTGCGGGGTTTTGTTGTTTAGCTCAATGCAAACACACTAATCCCCGCTCACTTGCCACAGCAGTAAGAGGTTTAGTTTTAGTGTAATTAAACGATTAGTTTGCATTTGTTTTCTTGTGTGTGTGTCCAATGAGGCTTATTTTTATCATTGCAGCGCAGTAGGTGCAAGCATAAAAATGCCATAAAAATAATTACACAAGACTTTTAAGGGATTTTAAATTCAATAAATAGATAAAAAAGAGATAAAGAATTCAACCTTGGAGGGCGTGGCGTTTAAATTAACAAGCACCGTAAAGTACAGTGCTTATTTTAACTTTTTTTAATATTTACTCTTTCTTTTCTGCGCGTACGTAATTTGACGCACCACGAGTAATATAGCGTAACTGCCAAATAACTCGCTCAATTAATTCATCGCGTTGCTGACCTTCAATATCTAGCGCTTCGGCGCCAGCATTAAATACCAACGTAACCATAGCCTCTGCCTGAATATACGCATGAATCGCATCACAGGGCGTTTCACTTTCTAAATAATGAGCAAGCTCTAAAATAAAGTGTTTCACTTCACGTGCTACTGCCGCTCTAAATGCTTTTGAGGTACCTGAGCGTTCACGCAGCAATAATCTAAATTGATTACTAGAGTTATCAATAAACTCCATAAAAGTAACCACAGACGTATTTATTACACTGCCGCCACTGGCTATTCGCCTACGAGCTTGACGCATCAGCTGACGCAGCGTTAAACCCGCTTCATCAACCATGGTTAAACCTAGCTCGTTCATATCTTTAAAGTGACGGTAAAAAGAGGTGGGCGCAATACCGGCTTCGCGCGCTACTTCACGCAAGCTCAAATTTGAAAAGCTATGATCAGCACTAAGCTGATTAAAAGCAGCTTCAATTAATGCTTGTCGTGTTTTTTGTTTCTGTTGTGCTCTAACGCCCGACATCAACAGCTCCCTGAATGAATTTGTAATAAATTTTTAATTAAAAAAATAGCTAATAGTACAGTCTAATACTTGACGGCAGCAGATTGAAATATTATTTTAGCGTACAGTTGTACGCTGAGAAATGAGAAAGATGAAAAAACCACCACTTATATGGACCA contains:
- the fabR gene encoding HTH-type transcriptional repressor FabR, yielding MSGVRAQQKQKTRQALIEAAFNQLSADHSFSNLSLREVAREAGIAPTSFYRHFKDMNELGLTMVDEAGLTLRQLMRQARRRIASGGSVINTSVVTFMEFIDNSSNQFRLLLRERSGTSKAFRAAVAREVKHFILELAHYLESETPCDAIHAYIQAEAMVTLVFNAGAEALDIEGQQRDELIERVIWQLRYITRGASNYVRAEKKE
- the leuA gene encoding 2-isopropylmalate synthase produces the protein MQEQDKVWIFDTTLRDGEQALKASLTEDDKIQLAHTISRLNVDVMEVGFPVSSPADFRSVQRIATEVKGPIICGLARSVAKDIEACGEALRSAQQSRIHTFIATSPLHLEHKLRMSLDDATAMAVKSIKLARNYTDDVEFSCEDAGRTPHWDLCKIVEQAINAGASTINLPDTVGFVTPDEYAAMIRHLMNNVPNIDKARLSVHCHNDLGLAVANSVAAVQAGARQIECTINGIGERAGNCSLEEVAMIMKMRKDHLNVYTDIKSEEIYRASRQVAKICNMPVQPNKAIVGENAFAHSSGIHQDGVLKAQNTYEIMSPESVGVPSNQLNMTSRSGRHVIEHRLEELGYQKSDYDMDSLYQSFVALADQKGTVYDYDLEAMIYFNQISDKDEKYQLEFVHSTSNSQSVASSTIGLLIDGEAKQEAATGNGPVEASFAAIERLTGMSVEMIEYNLEATGQGASSLGQVNIIAKYDGRPYHGAGIAADVVEASVRAMVRVYNLIYRAQKVSDLKQQRKAG